A region of Sphingobium baderi DNA encodes the following proteins:
- a CDS encoding adenylosuccinate synthase: MANVTVIGAQWGDEGKGKIVDWLSERADVVARFQGGHNAGHTLVVGEKVYKLSLLPSGIVRGTLSVIGNGVVLDPWHFREEVAKLRGQGVAITPENLQIAETCPLILPFHRDLDGLREDASGAGKIGTTRRGIGPAYEDKVGRRAIRVCDLAHLDDLGPQLDRLTAHHDALRAGFNEAPIDRDALMAELRDIADFILPFVKPVWLTLNQAKAQGKRILFEGAQGTLLDIDHGTYPFVTSSNTVAGTAASGTGLGPSGAGFVLGIVKAYTTRVGSGPFPTEQENETGQRLGERGHEFGTVTGRKRRCGWFDAVLVRQSVAVSGVTGIALTKLDVLDGFDELQICVGYKIGDTTYDYLPAHAQDQAKAQPIYESIEGWQDTTAGARSWAELPAQAIKYIRRIEELIGCPVTLVSTSPEREDTILVRDPFAD, encoded by the coding sequence ATGGCAAATGTTACGGTGATCGGCGCCCAGTGGGGCGATGAAGGCAAAGGCAAGATCGTCGACTGGCTGTCGGAACGCGCCGACGTCGTCGCGCGCTTTCAGGGCGGCCATAATGCGGGCCACACGCTGGTCGTGGGAGAGAAGGTCTACAAGCTCTCGCTGCTGCCCTCGGGCATCGTGCGCGGCACGCTGAGCGTCATCGGCAACGGCGTCGTTCTGGACCCGTGGCACTTTCGCGAAGAAGTCGCCAAGCTCAGGGGGCAGGGCGTCGCCATCACGCCGGAAAATCTCCAGATCGCGGAAACCTGCCCGCTGATCCTGCCCTTCCACCGCGACCTTGACGGCCTGCGGGAGGATGCATCGGGCGCGGGCAAGATCGGCACCACCCGCCGGGGCATCGGCCCGGCCTATGAGGACAAGGTGGGCCGCCGCGCCATTCGCGTGTGCGACCTTGCCCATCTCGACGATCTCGGCCCGCAGCTTGACCGCCTCACCGCGCATCACGACGCGCTGCGCGCCGGGTTCAACGAAGCGCCCATCGACCGCGACGCCCTGATGGCGGAATTGCGCGACATTGCGGACTTCATCCTGCCCTTCGTCAAGCCGGTCTGGCTGACGCTCAATCAGGCGAAGGCGCAGGGCAAGCGCATCCTGTTCGAAGGCGCGCAGGGCACGCTGCTCGACATCGACCATGGCACCTATCCCTTCGTCACCTCCTCCAACACGGTGGCGGGCACGGCGGCGAGCGGCACCGGCCTTGGTCCTTCGGGCGCGGGTTTCGTGCTCGGCATCGTCAAGGCCTACACCACCCGCGTCGGTTCCGGCCCCTTCCCGACCGAGCAGGAAAACGAAACCGGCCAGCGCCTGGGCGAGCGCGGCCATGAATTCGGCACGGTGACGGGCCGCAAGCGCCGCTGCGGCTGGTTCGATGCGGTTCTGGTGCGCCAGTCGGTCGCCGTGTCGGGCGTCACCGGCATCGCCCTCACCAAGCTCGACGTGCTCGACGGGTTCGACGAACTGCAAATCTGCGTCGGCTACAAGATCGGCGATACGACCTACGATTATCTTCCCGCCCACGCGCAGGATCAGGCGAAGGCGCAGCCGATATACGAAAGCATCGAAGGCTGGCAGGACACCACCGCGGGCGCGCGGAGCTGGGCCGAACTCCCCGCGCAGGCGATCAAATATATCCGCCGGATCGAGGAACTGATCGGCTGTCCGGTCACGCTGGTTTCAACGTCCCCGGAACGCGAGGACACCATCCTCGTGCGCGACCCCTTCGCGGACTGA
- a CDS encoding ATP phosphoribosyltransferase regulatory subunit: MSFPPGLLPEGLSDRLPPQAEASARLARRVLDTVATHGYERVMPPLAEFEDTLVGRLKSMRAQDLVRAIDPVSQRSLALRPDMTAQVGRIAATRLASVPRPLRLSYSGPVLRLRANQLRPERERLQVGAELIGSDSVAAAVEIVNVAIEALQAAGVTGLTIDFTLPDLIDTLAAGPLPLAPEEIEAVRHELDAKDAGALAAISPAAAAYLPLIEATGPFHAAMERLEALNAQLGGAIDSRIAGLRAIAKPIGWDITLTLDPTERHGFEYQNWFGFSAFADGFIGEIGRGGSYAITRADGADEPAMGFSLYPDPLIDAGFGSQPVRRLFLPIGHDANRAAALRGEGWHTIAALTGDENGERLRCSHWLDGMEPRAY; the protein is encoded by the coding sequence ATGAGCTTTCCCCCCGGCCTCCTGCCTGAAGGATTGTCCGACCGCCTGCCACCGCAGGCGGAAGCCTCCGCGCGGCTTGCGCGCCGCGTGCTCGATACCGTGGCCACCCACGGCTATGAACGCGTCATGCCGCCCCTCGCGGAGTTTGAGGACACGCTGGTCGGCCGCCTCAAATCCATGCGCGCGCAGGATCTGGTGCGCGCTATCGACCCGGTGTCGCAGCGCAGCCTGGCTCTTCGCCCGGACATGACCGCGCAGGTGGGCCGCATCGCCGCCACCCGCCTTGCCAGCGTTCCGCGTCCCTTGCGTCTTTCTTATTCCGGCCCGGTCCTGCGCCTGCGCGCCAACCAGCTTCGCCCGGAGCGCGAACGCCTTCAGGTCGGCGCGGAGCTGATCGGCAGCGATAGCGTCGCCGCCGCCGTCGAGATCGTGAATGTCGCAATAGAGGCATTGCAGGCGGCGGGCGTCACCGGCCTCACCATCGACTTCACCCTGCCGGACCTGATCGACACGCTGGCTGCAGGCCCCCTGCCGCTTGCCCCGGAAGAGATCGAAGCCGTCCGCCACGAACTCGACGCCAAGGATGCGGGCGCGCTCGCCGCGATCAGTCCCGCCGCCGCCGCCTATCTCCCGCTGATCGAGGCGACCGGCCCCTTCCACGCCGCGATGGAGCGCCTCGAAGCCCTGAACGCGCAGCTTGGCGGCGCCATCGACAGCCGCATTGCGGGCCTGCGCGCCATCGCCAAACCGATTGGCTGGGACATCACCCTGACGCTCGATCCGACGGAGCGCCACGGCTTTGAATATCAGAACTGGTTCGGCTTCTCGGCCTTCGCGGACGGTTTCATCGGTGAAATCGGGCGGGGCGGCAGCTACGCCATCACCCGCGCCGATGGCGCGGACGAACCGGCCATGGGCTTTTCGCTCTATCCCGATCCGCTGATCGACGCCGGTTTCGGCAGCCAGCCGGTGCGGCGCTTGTTCCTCCCCATCGGCCATGATGCGAACCGCGCCGCGGCGCTGCGCGGCGAAGGCTGGCATACGATCGCCGCCCTGACCGGCGATGAGAATGGGGAGCGCCTGCGCTGCTCGCACTGGCTCGACGGCATGGAGCCGCGCGCTTACTGA
- a CDS encoding dicarboxylate/amino acid:cation symporter, with protein MRNRLTTFILVGMILGIVTGFTANLWVGGDKALAKEVAGYFHLLADIFLHLIKMIIAPLVFSTLVAGIAHMGDSAALGRIGGRALGWFIIASLISLALGLILVNFFAPGEGLNLVRSGAASSVNAEALNFRDFVLHVFPTSMVGAMAENSILQIVVFSLFVGVALTAIGDRGKPIVTVIEAMVELMLQVTGYVMRVAPVAVFGALASAITTEGLGVLKTFGELVGEFYLSLLALWLLLCGAGAIFLGRRIFTLLRYVREPVLIAFSTASSEAAYPKMLEQLDRFGVPRRIYSFVLPLGYSFNLDGSMMYASFATIFIAQAYNIDLPIATQITILLVLMVTSKGIAAVPRASLVVIAATLGQFNLPVEGIAFILAVDHFMDMGRTATNVLGNAIATSVVTKWEGMLEVEEPEYGIPPKAPAHTPSHGRAGLELAEDMVDDDRPG; from the coding sequence ATGCGAAATCGACTGACGACCTTCATTCTGGTAGGCATGATCCTGGGCATTGTCACGGGATTCACCGCCAATCTGTGGGTCGGCGGCGACAAGGCGCTGGCCAAGGAGGTGGCAGGCTACTTTCATCTTCTGGCCGACATTTTCCTGCATCTCATCAAAATGATTATCGCGCCGCTGGTATTTTCCACGCTGGTCGCGGGCATCGCCCATATGGGCGACAGCGCCGCGCTGGGACGGATCGGCGGACGAGCGCTGGGATGGTTCATCATCGCCAGCCTCATCTCGCTGGCGCTGGGCCTGATCCTCGTCAATTTCTTCGCGCCGGGCGAGGGATTGAACCTGGTGCGGTCGGGCGCGGCTTCCAGCGTCAATGCCGAGGCGCTCAATTTCCGTGATTTCGTGCTGCACGTCTTTCCTACGTCCATGGTGGGGGCGATGGCGGAAAATTCCATCCTCCAGATCGTCGTCTTCTCCCTGTTCGTGGGCGTGGCGCTGACCGCCATCGGCGACAGGGGCAAGCCCATCGTTACCGTGATCGAGGCGATGGTTGAGTTGATGCTGCAGGTGACGGGCTATGTGATGCGCGTGGCGCCCGTCGCCGTGTTCGGCGCGTTGGCGTCGGCCATCACGACCGAGGGATTGGGCGTGCTCAAGACGTTCGGCGAATTGGTCGGCGAATTCTATTTGTCGCTGCTTGCGCTGTGGCTGCTGCTCTGCGGGGCGGGTGCGATCTTCCTGGGCAGACGGATATTTACTTTGCTGCGCTATGTGCGCGAACCGGTCCTGATCGCCTTTTCAACAGCTTCGTCCGAAGCGGCCTATCCCAAGATGCTGGAGCAGCTTGACCGCTTCGGCGTCCCGCGCCGAATATACAGCTTCGTGCTGCCGCTGGGCTACAGCTTCAACCTTGATGGGTCGATGATGTATGCGTCCTTCGCCACCATCTTCATCGCGCAGGCCTATAATATCGACCTGCCGATCGCGACGCAGATTACCATCCTGCTGGTGCTGATGGTGACGAGCAAGGGCATCGCCGCTGTGCCGCGCGCATCGCTGGTCGTCATCGCCGCGACGCTGGGGCAGTTCAACCTGCCAGTCGAGGGCATTGCCTTCATTCTGGCCGTCGATCATTTCATGGACATGGGCCGCACCGCCACCAATGTGCTGGGCAATGCCATCGCCACATCGGTCGTCACCAAATGGGAAGGTATGCTGGAAGTGGAGGAGCCCGAATACGGAATCCCGCCCAAGGCACCTGCTCATACTCCGTCGCATGGCCGCGCAGGGCTGGAACTGGCGGAGGATATGGTGGACGATGATCGACCGGGCTGA
- a CDS encoding endonuclease domain-containing protein, with amino-acid sequence MRLDATLKERAKSMRSTSTPAEQKLWLALRANRFENRQFTRQTIIAPCTVDLASKAARLILEIDGDTHSAEDRYDTRRTEFLESLGYRVIRFSNPDVMGNIERVLSVIAQALRDAPSSQPSCQGVRGL; translated from the coding sequence ATGCGTCTGGATGCAACCTTGAAGGAACGCGCAAAATCCATGCGCTCCACCTCCACACCCGCCGAACAAAAACTCTGGCTCGCCTTGCGGGCCAACCGCTTCGAAAATCGCCAATTCACCCGCCAGACGATCATCGCGCCCTGTACCGTGGATCTCGCCTCCAAAGCGGCCAGACTCATCCTGGAGATCGACGGGGATACACATTCCGCCGAAGATCGCTATGACACGCGGCGAACAGAGTTTCTGGAATCGCTGGGGTATCGTGTGATCCGTTTTTCGAATCCTGACGTGATGGGGAATATTGAGAGAGTGTTGAGTGTGATTGCTCAAGCGTTGCGCGATGCCCCCTCTTCCCAACCCTCCTGCCAAGGGGTGAGGGGGCTATGA
- a CDS encoding NADPH-dependent FMN reductase encodes MALDILILYGSYRRGRLGIRLVDYLLHGFAELGHRAELIDAKEIGLPMLDLRHSDYPPGQAPAAMSALAQRLSAADAFVFAAGEYNRGVQPGLKNLVDHYLKEFDRRPAAIASYSAGRFAGVNSHADWTVTLSAMGMTVIPERLSVGQIGDALDEAGRPQGDGGAALDRGFPKFADTLIWWTRAAQAAR; translated from the coding sequence ATGGCGCTCGACATACTCATCCTATACGGTTCCTACAGGCGCGGTCGTCTGGGAATCCGTTTAGTTGACTATTTGCTTCATGGTTTTGCGGAACTGGGCCATCGCGCCGAACTGATCGACGCAAAGGAAATCGGTCTCCCGATGCTGGACCTGCGCCATAGCGACTATCCACCGGGACAAGCGCCCGCCGCCATGTCCGCCCTTGCCCAGCGCCTCTCCGCTGCGGACGCCTTCGTCTTTGCCGCGGGCGAATATAATCGCGGCGTCCAACCGGGCCTCAAGAATCTGGTCGATCATTATCTCAAGGAATTCGACCGCCGCCCCGCCGCCATCGCCAGCTATTCGGCAGGCCGTTTCGCTGGCGTCAACAGCCATGCCGACTGGACGGTGACGCTGTCCGCCATGGGCATGACGGTGATCCCCGAACGCCTCAGCGTCGGCCAGATTGGCGATGCGCTGGATGAAGCGGGACGGCCGCAGGGCGATGGTGGCGCGGCGCTGGACCGGGGCTTCCCGAAATTCGCCGATACGCTGATCTGGTGGACGCGGGCAGCGCAGGCTGCCCGCTGA
- the serA gene encoding phosphoglycerate dehydrogenase, with product MPKVLISDKMDPNAAAIFRERGVEVDEITGKTPEELKAIIGQYDGLAIRSSTKVTKEILDAATNLKVVGRAGIGVDNVDIPAASAKGVVVMNTPFGNSITTAEHAIALMFALARQLPEADVSTQQGKWEKNRFMGVEVTGKTLGLIGAGNIGSIVASRALGLKMKVVAFDPFLTPERAVEMGVEKADLDTLLAKADFITLHTPLTDQTRNILSRENLAKTKKGVRIVNCARGGLIDEAALKDALDSGQVAGAALDVFETEPAKDSPLFGTPGFVCTPHLGASTTEAQVNVALQVAEQMADFLVSGGVTNALNMPSLSAEEAPKLKPYMAIAEKLGSLVGQLEGDAITGVAVEVEGHAAELNQKPITAAVLAGLMRVYSDTVNMVNAPFLAKERGLDVREVRHDREGDYQTLVRVTVTTESGDKSVAGTLFGHAQPRLVELFGIKVEADLTGTMLYIVNQDAPGFIGRLGSTLGEAGVNIGTFHLGRRNQGGEAVLLLSVDGAVTDGLREEIGKLTGVKTVKPLHFA from the coding sequence ATGCCCAAGGTACTCATTTCCGACAAGATGGACCCCAATGCCGCCGCGATCTTCCGCGAGCGCGGCGTGGAGGTCGACGAAATCACCGGCAAGACCCCGGAAGAACTGAAGGCGATCATCGGCCAGTATGACGGCCTCGCCATCCGCAGTTCGACCAAGGTGACGAAGGAGATCCTCGACGCCGCCACCAACCTCAAGGTCGTGGGCCGCGCAGGCATCGGCGTCGACAATGTCGACATTCCGGCGGCGTCGGCCAAGGGCGTCGTCGTCATGAACACGCCCTTCGGCAATTCCATCACCACCGCCGAACATGCCATCGCGCTGATGTTCGCGCTCGCCCGCCAGCTTCCCGAAGCCGACGTCTCGACCCAGCAGGGCAAGTGGGAAAAGAACCGCTTCATGGGCGTCGAAGTCACCGGCAAGACGCTGGGCCTGATCGGCGCGGGCAATATCGGCTCCATCGTCGCCAGCCGCGCCTTGGGCCTCAAGATGAAGGTCGTCGCCTTCGACCCCTTCCTCACCCCGGAACGCGCCGTCGAAATGGGCGTGGAGAAGGCCGATCTCGACACGCTGCTGGCGAAGGCGGATTTCATCACCCTGCACACGCCGCTCACCGACCAGACCCGCAATATCCTGAGCCGCGAAAATCTTGCCAAGACGAAGAAGGGCGTCCGCATCGTCAACTGCGCGCGCGGCGGCCTGATCGACGAGGCGGCGCTCAAGGATGCGCTCGACAGCGGCCAGGTCGCGGGCGCGGCGCTGGACGTGTTCGAAACCGAACCGGCCAAGGATTCGCCGCTGTTCGGCACGCCCGGTTTCGTCTGCACCCCGCATCTGGGCGCGTCGACCACCGAAGCGCAGGTCAATGTCGCGCTTCAGGTGGCTGAGCAGATGGCCGATTTCCTCGTATCGGGCGGCGTCACCAACGCGCTCAACATGCCCAGCCTGTCGGCCGAGGAAGCGCCCAAGCTCAAGCCCTATATGGCCATCGCCGAAAAGCTCGGCTCGCTGGTCGGCCAGCTTGAAGGCGACGCCATCACCGGCGTTGCGGTAGAGGTTGAAGGCCATGCCGCCGAACTCAACCAGAAGCCGATCACCGCGGCGGTGCTCGCGGGCCTGATGCGCGTCTATTCCGACACGGTGAACATGGTGAACGCGCCCTTCCTGGCCAAGGAACGCGGCCTTGACGTGCGCGAAGTCCGCCACGACCGCGAAGGCGATTACCAGACCCTCGTGCGCGTCACCGTCACCACCGAATCGGGCGACAAGTCGGTAGCGGGCACGCTGTTCGGCCATGCCCAGCCGCGCCTTGTCGAACTGTTCGGCATCAAGGTGGAGGCCGACCTCACCGGCACCATGCTCTATATCGTCAATCAGGACGCGCCCGGCTTCATCGGCCGTCTGGGTTCGACGCTGGGCGAAGCGGGCGTCAATATCGGCACCTTCCATCTGGGCCGCCGCAACCAGGGCGGCGAAGCCGTGCTGCTGCTGTCGGTCGACGGTGCGGTGACGGACGGCCTGCGTGAGGAGATCGGCAAGCTGACCGGCGTCAAGACGGTGAAGCCGCTGCACTTCGCATAA
- a CDS encoding Pr6Pr family membrane protein, which yields MMKGARRIGAAVIALTAGAGLAIQFSTTLEQTGSVGATLWILVRFFTVLTNMAVLLVFGKIACGVRVTPRLIGGVTLAILLVGVIYGLLLRGLLSLSGEALLADTLLHKATPILAALWWIGCAPRGLSWHDPWLWAAFPAAYLPYALVRGALEETYAYPFIDVAKLGLGQVLLNAVLIAIGFLMAGHLLIWIDRRFR from the coding sequence ATGATGAAGGGCGCGCGGCGGATCGGGGCGGCCGTCATCGCATTGACCGCCGGAGCGGGGCTCGCGATCCAGTTCAGCACGACTTTGGAACAGACGGGATCGGTCGGAGCAACGCTCTGGATACTTGTCCGTTTCTTCACCGTCCTCACCAATATGGCTGTGCTGCTCGTTTTCGGAAAGATCGCGTGCGGAGTGCGAGTGACACCTCGCCTGATCGGCGGCGTGACGCTGGCGATCCTGCTGGTGGGGGTGATTTATGGCCTGTTGCTGCGTGGCCTTCTCAGCCTGAGCGGTGAAGCGCTGCTGGCCGACACGCTTCTGCACAAGGCGACGCCGATACTGGCGGCGCTGTGGTGGATCGGATGCGCGCCCAGGGGCCTTTCATGGCATGATCCATGGTTATGGGCGGCCTTCCCCGCTGCTTATCTGCCCTACGCGCTGGTGCGTGGCGCGCTGGAGGAAACTTACGCTTATCCCTTCATCGATGTGGCGAAGCTGGGCCTTGGACAGGTGCTGTTGAATGCGGTCTTGATCGCCATCGGTTTTTTGATGGCCGGGCACCTGCTTATATGGATCGACCGTCGGTTTCGGTGA
- a CDS encoding phosphoserine transaminase, with translation MTEPTAADATLAPAAKPATKPARPFFSSGPCAKPPGWSAAALSTDSLGRSHRSKIGKTRLAYCIDLMRELLNLPETHRIGIVPGSDTGAFEMAMWTMLGAKPVTTLAWESFGEGWVTDAAKQLNLNPAVIRADYGQLPDLSAVDFSNDVLFTWNGTTSGVRVPNADWIPADREGLTFADATSAVFAYDIDWAKIDVATFSWQKVLGGEGAHGVLILGPRAVERLETHTPAWPLPKVFRLMSKGKLAEGVFKGETINTPSMLAVEDAIFALEWGKSVGGAKGLIARSDANAAALDKIVADRDWLGHLAADTPSRSKTSVCLTVAGADEAFIKSFAALLEKEGAAYDVAGYRDAPAGLRIWCGATVDTADIEALGPWLDWAYAQTKAA, from the coding sequence ATGACTGAACCGACTGCCGCAGACGCCACTCTTGCGCCTGCCGCCAAGCCCGCCACCAAGCCGGCTCGCCCCTTTTTCTCTTCCGGTCCCTGCGCCAAGCCTCCGGGCTGGAGCGCCGCTGCGCTCTCCACGGATTCGCTGGGCCGCTCGCACCGCTCGAAGATCGGCAAGACCCGCCTCGCTTATTGCATCGACCTGATGCGCGAGCTTCTGAACCTGCCCGAAACCCACCGCATCGGCATCGTGCCGGGTTCCGACACCGGCGCCTTTGAAATGGCGATGTGGACGATGCTGGGCGCGAAGCCCGTCACGACGCTGGCGTGGGAAAGCTTCGGCGAAGGCTGGGTGACGGACGCCGCCAAGCAATTGAACCTCAACCCCGCGGTCATCCGCGCCGACTATGGCCAGTTGCCCGATCTGTCGGCAGTGGATTTCAGCAACGACGTGCTGTTCACCTGGAACGGCACCACCTCGGGCGTGCGCGTGCCGAACGCCGACTGGATTCCGGCGGACCGCGAAGGGCTGACCTTTGCCGACGCGACCAGCGCGGTGTTCGCCTATGACATCGACTGGGCGAAGATCGACGTCGCTACCTTCTCCTGGCAGAAGGTGCTGGGCGGCGAAGGCGCGCATGGCGTGCTGATCCTCGGTCCCCGCGCGGTCGAGCGCCTCGAAACCCACACCCCCGCCTGGCCGCTGCCCAAGGTGTTCCGCCTGATGAGTAAGGGCAAGCTGGCCGAGGGCGTGTTCAAGGGCGAGACGATCAACACCCCCTCCATGCTGGCGGTCGAGGACGCGATCTTCGCGCTGGAATGGGGCAAGTCGGTCGGCGGCGCAAAGGGCCTGATCGCCCGCAGCGACGCCAATGCGGCGGCTCTGGACAAGATCGTGGCGGACCGCGACTGGCTCGGCCATCTCGCCGCCGACACCCCCTCGCGCTCGAAGACCAGCGTGTGCCTCACCGTCGCGGGCGCCGACGAAGCCTTCATCAAGAGCTTTGCGGCCCTCCTCGAAAAGGAAGGCGCGGCCTATGACGTCGCGGGCTATCGCGACGCCCCGGCCGGTCTTCGCATCTGGTGCGGCGCGACTGTCGACACCGCCGACATCGAAGCGCTCGGCCCCTGGCTCGACTGGGCCTACGCCCAGACCAAGGCCGCTTGA
- a CDS encoding M1 family metallopeptidase produces MTFSKMLPLLLAAAPLAIAVPALAQGQPGPAATVTTQLPRGAAPSHYAITVTPDAPNLKFTGRVAIDLNVTQAMPVLVLNAADLNFGAVTLTPVKGKPVKGIAKVDAAAQTVTLNFGKALAPGGYRLDIAYDGVIATQANGLFALDYTDNAGQAKRALFTQFEAPDARRFVPSWDEPSYKATFDLSAIVPTGEMAVGNMPVKDSKDLGGGRTQVTFGTTPKMSSYLLFFGLGELDRATKMAGATEVGVITGKGNTGKAQLALDASAAILPWFNDYFGVPYPLPKLDNVAGPGQSQFFSAMENWGAIFTFERALLVDPRFTTEAQKRRIYETVAHEMAHQWFGDLVTMAWWDDLWLNEGFASWMATKVTDKLQPEWEMLLNRVGGRESAMGLDALATTHPVVQKIATVDQVNQAFDAITYEKGEAVITMLEGYAGEDVWRSGIRAYMQQHAYGNTVTDNLWQAVEGAGAKGLVSIAHDFTSQPGIPLVTVESAQCKGGNTILFLTQGEFSRDRKGGTPLRWNVPVMAQTLGGATQRMILSGKGQITLPGCGAYVVNAGQSGYYRSLYPAANVQALAKNFTKFPSIDQIGLLADNWQLGLGGYQPMDLALDLVDAVPGSASPAVLAQVPDYLESAHEMLDGDAAAQARIAVYASAKLTPLLAAIGYDAKQGEGAQIPVLRSSLVSTLGAVGDKTVAVEANRRFAALGSNPAALDGPLRNVWLGIIAKNADQATWNKLRAMANGAKTDLDKSQLFALLGSTKDEMLAGQALDLALTDEPGKTTSAAIIAQVGYEHPMLAVDYVLAHRQQYEALIDVSARSQALARLGGGSADPAMAQKLDGYAAQYLTPESRKVVDRAIAGIKTRIETRARLKPALQRWFATKK; encoded by the coding sequence ATGACATTTTCGAAGATGCTGCCCTTGCTGCTCGCCGCTGCCCCCCTCGCCATTGCCGTCCCCGCCCTCGCGCAGGGACAGCCCGGTCCGGCCGCGACGGTGACAACGCAATTGCCGCGCGGCGCGGCTCCCAGCCACTATGCGATCACGGTCACGCCGGATGCCCCGAACCTCAAGTTCACGGGCAGGGTGGCGATCGACCTCAACGTGACGCAGGCCATGCCCGTTCTGGTGCTGAACGCGGCCGACCTCAATTTCGGGGCGGTGACACTGACCCCCGTCAAGGGCAAGCCGGTGAAGGGCATCGCCAAAGTGGACGCCGCCGCACAAACGGTGACGCTGAACTTCGGCAAGGCGCTTGCGCCGGGCGGCTATCGGCTCGACATCGCCTATGATGGCGTTATCGCCACGCAGGCGAACGGGCTTTTCGCGCTCGACTATACGGACAATGCGGGACAGGCGAAGCGCGCTCTCTTTACCCAGTTCGAAGCGCCCGACGCGCGGCGCTTCGTACCGAGTTGGGACGAACCCAGCTATAAGGCGACTTTCGATCTGTCGGCTATCGTCCCCACGGGCGAGATGGCCGTCGGCAACATGCCGGTAAAGGACAGCAAGGATCTGGGCGGAGGCAGGACGCAGGTGACCTTCGGCACCACGCCCAAAATGTCCTCCTACCTGCTGTTCTTCGGCCTTGGCGAACTGGACCGCGCCACCAAGATGGCCGGCGCCACCGAAGTCGGCGTCATCACGGGCAAGGGCAACACCGGCAAGGCGCAGTTGGCGCTGGATGCCTCCGCCGCCATCTTGCCTTGGTTCAACGACTATTTCGGCGTCCCCTATCCACTGCCCAAATTGGACAATGTCGCGGGGCCGGGGCAGAGCCAATTCTTTTCCGCCATGGAAAATTGGGGCGCGATCTTCACTTTCGAGCGCGCCTTGCTGGTCGACCCGCGCTTCACCACCGAAGCACAGAAGCGCCGCATCTACGAAACGGTCGCGCATGAAATGGCGCATCAATGGTTCGGCGACCTCGTGACGATGGCTTGGTGGGACGACCTCTGGTTGAACGAAGGCTTTGCGAGCTGGATGGCGACCAAGGTGACGGACAAGCTGCAACCGGAATGGGAAATGCTGCTGAACCGGGTCGGTGGCCGCGAAAGCGCCATGGGGCTGGATGCGTTGGCGACCACCCACCCCGTCGTCCAAAAGATTGCGACGGTCGATCAGGTCAATCAGGCGTTCGACGCGATCACCTATGAAAAAGGCGAAGCCGTCATCACCATGCTAGAGGGCTATGCCGGGGAGGATGTGTGGCGCAGCGGCATCCGCGCCTATATGCAGCAACATGCCTATGGCAACACGGTAACCGACAACCTGTGGCAGGCGGTCGAAGGTGCGGGGGCCAAGGGACTGGTGTCCATTGCCCACGACTTCACCAGCCAGCCGGGCATCCCGCTGGTCACGGTGGAAAGCGCGCAGTGCAAGGGCGGCAACACCATATTGTTCCTGACGCAGGGCGAATTCAGCCGCGACCGGAAGGGCGGGACGCCACTGCGCTGGAACGTACCTGTCATGGCGCAGACGCTAGGCGGTGCGACCCAGCGCATGATCCTGAGCGGCAAGGGGCAAATCACCCTGCCGGGCTGCGGTGCCTATGTCGTCAATGCGGGGCAGTCGGGCTATTATCGCTCGCTCTATCCGGCCGCCAATGTGCAGGCGCTGGCGAAAAACTTCACGAAATTCCCCTCCATCGACCAGATCGGCCTGCTGGCGGACAATTGGCAGCTTGGCCTTGGCGGCTATCAGCCGATGGACCTCGCGCTCGATCTTGTCGATGCGGTGCCCGGCAGCGCTAGTCCCGCCGTGCTGGCGCAAGTGCCGGATTATCTGGAAAGCGCCCATGAGATGCTGGATGGCGACGCCGCCGCGCAGGCCAGGATCGCGGTCTATGCCTCGGCAAAGCTGACGCCGCTTCTGGCCGCCATCGGTTATGATGCGAAGCAGGGCGAAGGCGCGCAGATCCCTGTGTTGCGCTCCAGCCTCGTTTCGACGCTGGGCGCGGTCGGCGACAAGACGGTGGCGGTTGAGGCCAATCGCCGTTTCGCTGCGCTAGGTTCCAACCCGGCGGCTTTGGATGGCCCCCTCCGCAATGTCTGGCTGGGTATCATCGCCAAAAATGCCGATCAGGCGACATGGAACAAGCTGCGCGCCATGGCGAACGGCGCAAAGACCGATCTCGACAAGAGCCAGCTCTTTGCGCTGCTGGGGAGTACGAAGGATGAGATGCTCGCTGGCCAGGCGCTCGACCTCGCGCTGACGGACGAGCCGGGCAAGACCACCAGCGCAGCCATCATCGCGCAGGTGGGTTATGAGCATCCGATGCTCGCTGTCGACTATGTGCTGGCCCATCGCCAGCAATATGAGGCGCTGATCGATGTTTCGGCCCGTTCGCAGGCGTTGGCGCGGCTGGGCGGCGGTTCTGCGGACCCGGCCATGGCGCAGAAGCTGGACGGTTATGCGGCCCAATATCTGACGCCCGAATCGCGCAAGGTGGTGGATCGCGCCATTGCGGGCATCAAGACGCGGATTGAAACCCGTGCGCGGCTGAAACCAGCGTTGCAACGCTGGTTCGCAACGAAGAAATAA